The Bacillus zhangzhouensis region ATAGCCTTCGTCAGCTGCTTTCCCAATTGATAGCAGCATGACTGGTATATAACGTTCTTTATCCCAGCCAAATGTTTCAGCGATGACTTCTTTATCATATCCGCCAATTGGATTTGTATCATAACCGTGTGCACGTGCAGCAAGCATAAGCTGCATAGACACAATCCCACCGTCAATTAAGATTGTTTCGCGGTTCACTTGCTCTGGAAGAACCTCAAAGTGAGCAGTTAGTGCAGCAATTTGTCTTTCTTTTACTTCTTGAGGCATGTAGCCATGCTCTACTGCTTTTGAATAAATTTCTTCTAAGTATTCATTGCTTTTCATATCTGCAAATACGGCAATGACCGCTGCTGATGTTACTACTTGAGTCTGGTTGAATTTCGCAAGTGGTGCAAGCTTTTCTTTTCCTTCTGGGCTGTCAATGACCATGAAGCGCCAAGGCTGTGCATTTACTGATGATGGTGCAGTTGTTGCTTCTTCTAGAATCTCTGTCATTTCTTCTTTGCTAATTTTCACAGATGGATCATAGTTACGAATAGAGCGGCGCCCTTTCATAATTTCCATAAAATCGTTTGTCTTTAATGTTGTAGCCATGTGTAAACACTCCTTTAGGTTGTTTGGATCTTTTCGATGTTTTGTTGTATACGAATGAGCACATCAGTGAGCAGCCTTCGTTCTTCTTCACTTACGTTTTCAAGCATTTCTGAGATAAATCGTTCTTTTTCTATTTTAGAGGCTTCGATTCTTGTTCTGCCTTCGTCTGTTAACCGAACAAGTGTGACTCGATTATCTTCTGGTTTTCTTCTGCGCGTGACCATCCCTTTTGTTTCTAACTGTTTTAAGTGACGCGTCACAGCTGCACTATCGATATTTACTTTTTTCTGCAAATCTGATTGGCTGATTTCATCGGCTTGGAATAACAGCGATAGCAACTCAAGTCTTGATTGGCTGATGCCCGTGCATGCTTCGAATTTCACGCCCATCATACGGTTCACACACTGCAAACGATATAAAACCTCTGCTTCTTGAGAGCAAAATGCAGTCAATGCCATCCCCTCTTTTCTATTCATAAATCAATTGATTGATCTATCAATCATTGACTCGTCAATTAATATACACCTATTGTTTAATAATTGCAAGAGGTTTGTTTCATAAAGTGAATTTTTTTATTTCAATAGAAAAAGATGAGTTGGATGATCGCCTTTTTGGTCACCACCTAAAATGACCAAAAAAAAGACAAAAGCGACGAATCACTTTTGTCCTTTTTCTTTATTCAGTAATGACCTTGTGGATCAAAGTTGGTGCATCGGCATGATCAGCGATGCGGATGTTGTCATAAATTTTCTCCATGACATTTGCAACATCTTCACGATTCGCATGCAGTGTCACAAGTGAATCTCCTTTTTCAACATGATCGCCCACTTTTTTATTCAGCATGATGCCGACAGATAGGTCGATATTGTCCTCTTTTGTTGCGCGTCCTGCTCCAAGAATCATCGCTGCAACACCGATTTCATCCGCGACAATTTCAGCTACGACACCTGATTCTTTTGCAGGTACTTCGATTTTGTAAGGTGCTTGCGGCAGTTTTTCAGGCTGATCCACAATCGAGCTGTCTCCACCTTGATTTTCTAAGAATTCCTTGAATTTCTCAAGCGCTTTGCCGTTTTTCATCACTTCAAGCAGTTTTTCTCTTGCTTCATCAAGTGTATCTGCTTTTTTCGCAAGAACGACCATTTGACTTCCTAATGTGAGCACAAGCTCATTTAAGTCTTCAGGACCTTCACCTCGGAGTGTGT contains the following coding sequences:
- a CDS encoding nitroreductase family protein, translating into MATTLKTNDFMEIMKGRRSIRNYDPSVKISKEEMTEILEEATTAPSSVNAQPWRFMVIDSPEGKEKLAPLAKFNQTQVVTSAAVIAVFADMKSNEYLEEIYSKAVEHGYMPQEVKERQIAALTAHFEVLPEQVNRETILIDGGIVSMQLMLAARAHGYDTNPIGGYDKEVIAETFGWDKERYIPVMLLSIGKAADEGYASYRLPVDRIAEWK
- a CDS encoding MarR family transcriptional regulator; the protein is MALTAFCSQEAEVLYRLQCVNRMMGVKFEACTGISQSRLELLSLLFQADEISQSDLQKKVNIDSAAVTRHLKQLETKGMVTRRRKPEDNRVTLVRLTDEGRTRIEASKIEKERFISEMLENVSEEERRLLTDVLIRIQQNIEKIQTT